TAACTACTCTTGCTGATAAACCTCTTGGAAGTCTTTTAGAACAAGTTAAGGGTACAATGCTTGTAACTCTTTGGGTTTTCATAGGAATAGAGGGTGCGGTTGTTGTATCAGATAGAGCAAAATCTCAATCAGAAGTTGGTAAGGCTACTCTTTTAGGTTTCTTAGGATGTTTAATTCTTTATGTTTTATTATCTTTACTTCCTATTGGACATTACTCTCAAGGACAACTTTCAACTATGGCTGCTCCTTCTACTGCTGCTGTTTTAGGTGGAATTGTTGGTAAGTGGGGCGAATGGTTAATGAACATTGGAGTTATGATTGCTATTCTAAGTTCTTGGCTTGTTTGGACTATAATGCTAGCTGAATTACCATTTGCTGCTGCAAAAGGAAAAACATTCCCTAAAGCATTTGCTAAAATTAATAAAAATGATTCTCCATCATTTTCACTATTAATTTCTAGTATCATTATGCAAGTTACTATGATTGTAGTTTATTTCTCTAACAACGCTTGGAACTTGATGTTAAGTATCACAGGAGTTATGGTTTTACCGTGTTATATAGTATGTACTGCATATTTATGGAAAATTGCTGCTAAAAACGATAATTATCCTACTGATATATTTGCAAGTAGAAAAACTGCTGAAATAACTGGAATTTTAGGAACTGTTTATGGACTTTGGCTTGTATATGCAGCTGGATTAAACTATATGCTTCTTGCTGCTGTTATATACGCTATAGGAATTCCATTCTTTATGAAAGCTAGAAAAGAGTTTGATCCTAGTAATCCAGAATTTAATAAAGATGAAAAAATATTCTCTATCATTCTTTTCATTTTAGGAGTATTAGGTTTAATTTACCTAATAATGAATTATAAAGCTCTTTTAGGGTAGGTGACTTTTTATGAATAGTCAAATTACAAGTAAAGTTCTTATGATTAAGCCTACAAAATTTTACTATAATGTTGAAACAGCTGTTAATAATGCATATCAAAAAGATTTAAAAGAGGATCCTAATTTAGTTCAAGCTCGTGCTCTAAATGAGTTTGATTCTCTTGTTGAAAAAATTAAATCTGTAGGAATTGAAGTGGATGTAATTAATGATACATCCACTCCATATACACCTGACAGCATATTTCCTAATAACTGGTTCA
This portion of the Candidatus Cetobacterium colombiensis genome encodes:
- a CDS encoding basic amino acid/polyamine antiporter, with product MADDGKKLGVIALTALVISAMIGGGVFNLPQNMAQSAGPGAIIIAWVITGVGMWFVANTFRILAAARPEATTGIYAYGELGFGNFTGFLMAWGYWICNCFANIGYAVLLMDSLNYFFPGYFTGGNNFNSVIGGSLVIWVIYFVVLAGVKGAASLNTIGTIGKLVPLVLFLLITAFVFKVTFFFTNFWGTETITTLADKPLGSLLEQVKGTMLVTLWVFIGIEGAVVVSDRAKSQSEVGKATLLGFLGCLILYVLLSLLPIGHYSQGQLSTMAAPSTAAVLGGIVGKWGEWLMNIGVMIAILSSWLVWTIMLAELPFAAAKGKTFPKAFAKINKNDSPSFSLLISSIIMQVTMIVVYFSNNAWNLMLSITGVMVLPCYIVCTAYLWKIAAKNDNYPTDIFASRKTAEITGILGTVYGLWLVYAAGLNYMLLAAVIYAIGIPFFMKARKEFDPSNPEFNKDEKIFSIILFILGVLGLIYLIMNYKALLG